The Sneathiella sp. P13V-1 nucleotide sequence TTTGATTATTGCTGGGAACAGCTAAAACCCGGCGGCATTTTGGCCGCTAATACAGTTACCGTCGAAGGGGAAGCGCTGGCTTTTAAGCTCAATGAGCTTTATGACGGTGAATTAACAAGATTAAACTTTGCCCGCGCGCAGAAAATTGGCGGCTTTACCAGCTGGAAACCGTCGCGTCAGGTAACACAACTCGTACTGAAAAAGAAATGACCGGTAAATTATTTGGCCTTGGTATTGGCCCGGGCGACCCTGAGCTGATCACACTCAAAGCCCATCGCATTTTACAATCCTCACCTGTCGTGGCTTATCCTGCGCTTGAAGATGGCGAAAGCCTCGCCCGCGCGATTGTAGCCCCGCACTTAAGAGGTGATCAGGAAGAATATGCGATCCGTATCCCCATGTCAGTGGAGCGCGAACCCGCGCAACTGGCCTATGATGCCGCGGCAAAGGATATCGCAGGATATCTGTCGGACGGAAAGGATGTTGCCGTCCTTTGCGAAGGGGATCCCTTTTTCTACGGATCCTTCATGTATCTATTTGGGCGGTTGGCTGAAGATCATACGGTTGAAGTTATCCCGGGTGTCTCCTCACTCACCGCCTGTTCCACAGCCCTTCAAAAACCCCTGTCTGCGCGCAACGATATTCTGACAGTACTGCCAGCTCCGCTTAAAGATGATGTGTTGAAATCAAAAATCGAAGCTGCTGACAGTGTCGCCGTAATGAAGGTAGGTCGCCACTTTGATCGTATTCGTGCACTGATCAATGATATGGGGCTCTCCGATCAAGCAAGCTATATCGAGCGGGCCAGTATGGAAAACCAGAAAATCATGCCGCTCAACGATGTTCCGGCCGATGCGGCACCATATTTTTCCATGGTCCTTATTCATAAACGGGGGGACGCATGGAAATGAGTATGCCACGCGCCATTATCCTTCTAAATGACAGCGGATGGGAAACCGCTAAGAAGCTGCAGAACCTGTATCCGGATGCGCTTGTTCATGGCCTGTCAGGGCGGGTAAATAATGCTGATATCAGTTTTCAGCAAACCGCCCGTCACCTTCAGGAACTCTATGTCGCGAACACCCAGATTTTTGGCATCTGTGCCAGCGCCATTTTGGTGCGCTGCCTTGCCCCGGCGCTCGACAACAAGCATGTAGAACCCCCTGTTATCGCCATCTCTGACACCGGCAATAACGTTGTGCCGCTTCTGGGCGGGCATCACGGGGCTAATGCTATGGCCGTGAGTATAGCTGAACATCTGGACGGTCATCCCGCCATTACCACAGCCAGCGATTTGCGCTTTAACATCGCTTTGGATGAGCCACCGCTGGATCTCGCTGCTGGTAATCCAGAAGATATGAAAGTCTTTGCGGGTAAACTTCTGGGCGGTAAGACCATTAAACTCAATGGTTCGC carries:
- the cobI gene encoding precorrin-2 C(20)-methyltransferase is translated as MTGKLFGLGIGPGDPELITLKAHRILQSSPVVAYPALEDGESLARAIVAPHLRGDQEEYAIRIPMSVEREPAQLAYDAAAKDIAGYLSDGKDVAVLCEGDPFFYGSFMYLFGRLAEDHTVEVIPGVSSLTACSTALQKPLSARNDILTVLPAPLKDDVLKSKIEAADSVAVMKVGRHFDRIRALINDMGLSDQASYIERASMENQKIMPLNDVPADAAPYFSMVLIHKRGDAWK